CAACTCACCAATGCCCATCGAGGCACCTACCATACAGTTGTCACTTCCGTAACAGCCTCTGGTTTGACATGGGACAACGGCTACCCGACCGCAAATAGCTTTTACGATCGCTACTGAAGTTCACTGCGTCGGTTCCGATTCGATAAAACCGCCGTGGACCGGGACCGAGGCCCCGAGGGGGTCAATAGGCGCCGAGATTGATGGCAATGCTTCCCCCTCTCCCATTCCGACTCGCCGCGCTGTCGCGCCGTCGCAGCGGGAGGGGAGAGGGGGCCCTCGGTGTGTAGTCCGTCCCACGGCCCTCCCCGTAAATGCCGCAAACAATTCTTGCCAAAACTCATTTTGCGTAATACACTAGCGTATGTCGCATATTCTAACACTTCGAATTTCGCCGGCCAAACTGGCGAAGCTCGATCAGAAAGCCGCTCAGTCGGGCCGTGACCGGTCTGGATACTTAAGGGAACTCATTGATCAAGCTCTGCAGGGGCCGCAGAACCCGGACCGGCATAAATTCGCCTCGACGGACCTCATCGGATGCCTTGCTCTTGGTGTTGGGCCAGCAACCAACGAAAACATGCGGCGTATCATTCGGCAGAAATTGAAGCAGCGTCATGAAGCGCATCGCTGATACCGGTCTGCTGCTTGCGGCGCTGGACAGGCGAGACCCGTTCCACCAGTGGGGAAGCCGCGAATTCGTCGCCCACGCTCCTTTTGCCACCTGTGAAGCCGTGCTCGATGAACTGGCTTTCCTCACAGAGGACGCCCGCTTGGGCATCAGGCTTGTGGCTCGGGGTGATCTGGCGCTGGATTTCGACCTCGCTTCTCATATCCCTCGCGTGCTGGAACTGCTCGATAAGTATGCCGATCGCCAGATGCAATTGGCTGACGCTTGCCTCGTATGTATGACCGAGTTGAGCGATTCTTGCAAAGTATGGACGATAGATCGGAAGGACTTCAGGGTGTATCGGCGCCATGGTCGGCAGGTCATCCCATGTGATTTCCCGGCCTAAGCGTTATTTGGCGTGAGCAGGTGTTCGTGACCGTGATTTGGGTTAGCCGCCAATCCCCTAATCAAACACCGCAATTCAAAAATCTAAAATCCCATTCAGTCTCAATGAATAAAGCCATTGCCCGCAACCTCCAATCAGATACTCTGTTGCGACTGAATAACTTCATGGCGAACCAAGACCAATCTGGAAACCCCGCTCCGCCCCAGGGACATGGCGGAACCGGCACTCCAGGCCCGGCTCCGGGGCCCAACATTCGGCGCGGCTGGGGCGTCATTACACTCTTAGGCATCATCATTGGGGTAGCCGTTTTGGGCTGGTTTTGGACAAAGCGTTCGAGAAATCCTGAGGCTGGGGCCGCGCCCGGCCCCGGAGGCCGGGCTTCCACGGGCAACTTCCCTGTCCCCATCATCCCGGGGACGGTGGAAACCAAAGATGTGCCGATCTATCTCGATGGCCTGGGCACCGTCCAGGCATTCAACACCGTCACGATCCGCAGCCGGGTGGATGGCCAGGTGCAGAAGATAGCCTTTACCGAGGGGCAGGATGTCCATATTGGCGATATGCTGGCGCAAATCGATCCGGCCCCCTTCCAGGCAATGCTCGACCAGGATGTCGCCAAAAAAGCGCAGGACGCAGCGCAGTTGGCCGTGGCAAAGCTGACCCTCAACCGCGACGCCCAATTGCTGGAAAGCAAAATCCTTGCCCAACAGGATTATGACACCCAATCAGCCCTGGTCGATCAGCTCGTCGCCACCGTCAACGGGGATCAGGCGGCTATTGACAATGCAAAGGTGCAACTCGATTACACCCGGATTACCTCGCCCCTGGACGGGCGAACCGGTATTCGGCAGGTGGACCAGGGCAACATCGTCCATGCAACCGATTCTAATGGGCTGGTCGTCATCACCCAGCTACGTCCAATCTCCGTCGTCTTCACGTTGCCGGAACAGTATCTATCCGAAATCCAGGAACACGCGTTGAAAGGCGAGGGCCTCCAGGTGCTGGCGATGGACCGGGACAATACCAACACGCTCGCGCAAGGGACCCTGGCTGTTATCGATAACCAAATCGATACCACCACCGGCACGATCCGCCTCAAAGCGACTTTTCCCAATACCGGTTTAAGCCTGTGGCCAGGCCAGTTCGTCAATGTCCGTCTCCTGATCGAGGTCCGCAAGGGGGGGCTGGTGGTGCCCGCCTCGGTCGTCCAGCGCGGGCCAGATGGCACGTTTGCTTTCGTCATCAGCAATGGCCTTGCCCAAGTGCGTCCGATCAAGGTGGGACGCATCGGCCAAAACATGGCGCTGATCGATGAGGGCCTCCAGGCTGGCGAGATGGTGGTGGTGGACGGCCAGTACAAGCTGCAACCCGGCTCGAAGGTTAAATTGCCCGGCCAGGACGCCAGGCCGCGTCCCCAAAGCCCGCAACAAAAGGCAGACGCCGCCGAGCAGGCCTCTGGACAGCGCGGGGAGCAGGCCGGCAAAAAGCCCTTGCTGGACCCTGTCACGCGTTAAGACTCCCGCTCTTGAACATCTCCGAGCCATTCATCCGCCGGCCCATCGCCACTTCCCTTTTGATGGCCGGCGTCGTTCTGATGGGTTTGCTGGGATATTTCCTCCTGCCGGTCTCCGCATTGCCACCCGTCGATTTCCCAACGATACAGGTGACAGCCCAGTACCCCGGCGCCGGACCGGATGTCATGGCCTCATCGGTCACCACCCCGTTGGAACGGCAGTTTGGGCAAATCAGCGGGCTTTCCCAGATGACATCCATTAGCTCGTTCGGCAATTCGAGCATCACGCTCCAGTTTAATCTCGACCGCAACATCGATGCGGCAGCGCAAGATGTGCAGGCCGCCATGAACGCGGCCAATGGCGTCCTGCCCCGGATGCCAAACCCGCCCACCTACAGCAAAGTCAACCCCGCCGACACCCCCATCTTAACACTGGCCATTACATCGGATACCTTGCCGCTCGAGAAGGTTAACGACCTTGCGGACACCGTCCTGGCGCAGAAACTCAGCGAGGTGACCGGGGTGGGCCTAGTTACGATTGAAGGCAATCAAAAGCCCGCCGTTCGTGTTCGCGTCAATCCCCCCGCCCTTGCCGCCCTGGGCCTTGGTTTCGAGGACGTCCGGACCGGCCTGATGCAGAACAACATCAACGCCCCCAAAGGCTCCTTTGATGGCCAGCGGCTCTCTTATGCGATTGGCGTTAATGACCAAATCTTCTCTGCCGCGCAATTTGGCGATGTCATCGTCGCTTACCGGAACGGCTCTCCTGTCCGGTTGCGCGATGTGGGCCAAGTCGTCGATAACGTGGAAAACGTGCGGCTTGCAGGCTGGGTCGGCCAAGGGCCCGCCGTCATCCTGGACATTCAGCGCCAGCCGGGGGCCAACATCATCGAGACAGCCGATCGAGTAAAAGCTCTCCTGCCGAGGTTGCGCGCGGCTATCCCCCCCTCGGTCACCATCTCCATCCTAACCGACCGCACCGAAACCATCCGGGCATCGGTCCGCGACGTGCAACTCACGTTGGTGCTCACAGTGGCCCTGGTTGTGATGGTCATCTTCGTCTTCCTGCGCAAACTTTGGGCCACCGTTATCCCCAGCATTGCCCTCCCGCTGGCGGTTATCGGCACCTTCGGCCTCATGAAACTCATCGGCTTCACCCTGGATAACCTCTCGCTGATGGCCCTGACGATCTCGACCGGCTTTGTCGTGGACGACGCCATCGTCATGATCGAGAACATTGTCCGGTTCATCGAAGCGGGCGAACCGCCCTTGCAAGCCGCCCTGAAAGGCTCCAAACAGATCGGCTTCACGGTGGTATCGCTGAGCTTTTCACTGGTGGCGGTCTTTATCCCGCTGATTTTCATGACCGGCATTGTAGGGCGGCTTTTCCGCGAATTTGCCATCACTCTGAGCATCGCCGTGATGGTCTCGGCCATTGTCTCGCTAACCCTCACCCCGATGATGTGCGCGCGCCTGCTCCAGCCGGAAGATAAGCAGAAACATGGCCGCCTGTTCCTGGCCTCCGAACGGTTCTTCAAAGGAATGCTGGACGCCTATGAACGCGGGCTGCAATGGGTTCTGGCACATCAACTTTTTGTCCTGGGCGTTGCGGCCGTGACCTTGGTGGCGACCATTTGGCTTTATGTTCTGGCGCCGAAGGGGTTGTTGCCCGAGCAGGACACCGGTCTAATCCTGGGCATTACGGACGCGCCACAAACCATTTCCTTCAAGGGCATGGTCGAACGGCAGCGGCGCTTGGCGGAGGTAGTCGCCCACGACCCCGATGTGGCGAAGATAGCTTCGTTTGTCGGCGGCGGGACTGTCAACCCGACGATGAA
The sequence above is drawn from the Verrucomicrobiia bacterium genome and encodes:
- a CDS encoding pilus assembly protein, producing the protein MKRIADTGLLLAALDRRDPFHQWGSREFVAHAPFATCEAVLDELAFLTEDARLGIRLVARGDLALDFDLASHIPRVLELLDKYADRQMQLADACLVCMTELSDSCKVWTIDRKDFRVYRRHGRQVIPCDFPA
- a CDS encoding efflux RND transporter periplasmic adaptor subunit, which codes for MNKAIARNLQSDTLLRLNNFMANQDQSGNPAPPQGHGGTGTPGPAPGPNIRRGWGVITLLGIIIGVAVLGWFWTKRSRNPEAGAAPGPGGRASTGNFPVPIIPGTVETKDVPIYLDGLGTVQAFNTVTIRSRVDGQVQKIAFTEGQDVHIGDMLAQIDPAPFQAMLDQDVAKKAQDAAQLAVAKLTLNRDAQLLESKILAQQDYDTQSALVDQLVATVNGDQAAIDNAKVQLDYTRITSPLDGRTGIRQVDQGNIVHATDSNGLVVITQLRPISVVFTLPEQYLSEIQEHALKGEGLQVLAMDRDNTNTLAQGTLAVIDNQIDTTTGTIRLKATFPNTGLSLWPGQFVNVRLLIEVRKGGLVVPASVVQRGPDGTFAFVISNGLAQVRPIKVGRIGQNMALIDEGLQAGEMVVVDGQYKLQPGSKVKLPGQDARPRPQSPQQKADAAEQASGQRGEQAGKKPLLDPVTR
- a CDS encoding multidrug efflux RND transporter permease subunit, giving the protein MNISEPFIRRPIATSLLMAGVVLMGLLGYFLLPVSALPPVDFPTIQVTAQYPGAGPDVMASSVTTPLERQFGQISGLSQMTSISSFGNSSITLQFNLDRNIDAAAQDVQAAMNAANGVLPRMPNPPTYSKVNPADTPILTLAITSDTLPLEKVNDLADTVLAQKLSEVTGVGLVTIEGNQKPAVRVRVNPPALAALGLGFEDVRTGLMQNNINAPKGSFDGQRLSYAIGVNDQIFSAAQFGDVIVAYRNGSPVRLRDVGQVVDNVENVRLAGWVGQGPAVILDIQRQPGANIIETADRVKALLPRLRAAIPPSVTISILTDRTETIRASVRDVQLTLVLTVALVVMVIFVFLRKLWATVIPSIALPLAVIGTFGLMKLIGFTLDNLSLMALTISTGFVVDDAIVMIENIVRFIEAGEPPLQAALKGSKQIGFTVVSLSFSLVAVFIPLIFMTGIVGRLFREFAITLSIAVMVSAIVSLTLTPMMCARLLQPEDKQKHGRLFLASERFFKGMLDAYERGLQWVLAHQLFVLGVAAVTLVATIWLYVLAPKGLLPEQDTGLILGITDAPQTISFKGMVERQRRLAEVVAHDPDVAKIASFVGGGTVNPTMNTGRLYIGLKPLRQRTASARDIIARLRKATAGVEGISLFMQAVQDVQIDSRVSRTQYQYTLQDADEAELSQWAGRLLERLRQLPQLTDVASDEEPGGLTASVVVDRERASRLNILPQAIDDTLYDAFGQRQVSTIFTQLTQYRVILEADPAFQMTPETLQRIYVRSSTGQVVPLSTFAHVETGIAPLTVVHQGQFPAVTLSFNLASGSSLGTAVEAIQTAEKGIGLPETVVTTFSGSAAEFRSSLKSEPFLILAAIIVIYIVLGVLYESYIHPITILSSLPSAGVGALLALMLTGQDLSLISLIGIVLLIGIVQKNAIMMIDFALDAERNEGLPPERSIYQAALLRFRPIMMTTMAALLGALPLALQHGEGSELRRPMGIAIVGGLLLSQFITLYTTPVVYLYLDRLGAWFRRWRQAAHLAEPAGLPSPET